From Epinephelus lanceolatus isolate andai-2023 chromosome 2, ASM4190304v1, whole genome shotgun sequence, one genomic window encodes:
- the txnl4b gene encoding thioredoxin-like protein 4B: MSLFLPKLTCKKDIDEVIKGVAEKVVVLRFGRDEDLVCLQLDEILSKTAHDLSNMASIYIVDVDKAPIYTRYFDISYIPSTVFFFNGQHMKVDYGSPDHTKFVGSFKTKQDFMDLIEVIYRGAMRGKMIVQSPIDPQNIPKYDLLYHGI; encoded by the exons ATGAGTTTGTTTTTGCCCAAATTAACGTGCAAAAAAGACATAGATGAAGTTATCAAAGGCGTCGCAGAAAAAGTCGTCGTTTTGAGGTTTGGGAGAGACGAAGATTTGGTTTGTCTCCAGCTGGATGAGATT CTGTCAAAAACTGCCCATGACCTGAGTAACATGGCGTCCATCTACATCGTCGATGTGGATAAAGCTCCCATCTACACGAGATACTTTGACATCAGCTACATCCCctccactgttttctttttcaacgGACAGCACATGAAAGTGGACTATGG CTCCCCAGATCACACCAAGTTTGTCGGCAGCTTCAAGACCAAACAAGATTTCATGGATCTGATCGAGGTCATATACAGAGGAGCCATGCGCGGGAAGATGATCGTCCAGAGTCCCATAGATCCTCAGAATATTCCCAAATATGATCTCCTCTACCATGGGATTTAA